The proteins below come from a single Branchiostoma floridae strain S238N-H82 chromosome 5, Bfl_VNyyK, whole genome shotgun sequence genomic window:
- the LOC118416503 gene encoding uncharacterized protein LOC118416503, producing MDGTATPVSSKRKRYCGHCKAYKPARTYFRHKNDYFNAATGQWKQAKADETRPARPLFRSPVNVPDPLLNSSSSSAESDSDAETTANGDQSSSVVGASPCNSSQQSVSSSDESVSIIFMLWICYKFLVFRMYALKTFVSCLSEIYQNDLY from the exons ATGGACGGCACTGCTACACCGGTTAGCTCCAAGCGGAAGAGGTATTGTGGCCACTGCAAAGCTTATAAGCCTGCACGTACCTATTTCCGACACAAGAACGACTACTTCAACGCGGCTACGGGGCAGTGGAAGCAGGCCAAGGCTGACGAAACACGGCCCGCGCGGCCCCTGTTCCGGAGCCCTGTAAACGTGCCTGATCCGCTGCTGAACTCGAGCAGCAGTAGCGCTGAGAGTGATTCAGACGCAGAAACGACCGCAAATG GTGACCAGTCAAGTTCTGTCGTCGGTGCGAGCCCTTGCAACAGTTCGCAACAGTCGGTGTCGTCCAGCGATGAGTCCGTAAGTATTATATTCATGCTGTGGATTTGCTACAAGTTTCTAGTATTTCGTATGTATGCgttgaaaacatttgtttcttgtttatctGAGATTTATCAAAATGACCTATATTGA
- the LOC118416502 gene encoding uncharacterized protein LOC118416502 encodes MSAISRTDNPMERGDSENLAIILQDMVRKFESQTTELQALKAQLQEQERRQANQEPPRDIREDSPSPGHARQRRRVRRKSSIPSTCRDAVRKVYRAMEEGEGDFQGFRLTERMDSAANQHIVKILRDEVMKEHGGPEKCPFSSAELKDAAKRYYRSKRDDQVRAQKGTYAEHRHSVKRNGRQQQKLARRRKAYNLARDSWSEKSRRRAEETLHKDFMSSESSDSEVEGPKTFKVRKLAWESGKMTKIKESLDAVVPLRGSPRIPSRELSDRKVPEGTPEWAISKRYQNGRAPATDVSELRLELDSE; translated from the exons ATGTCCGCGATTTCTCGTACTGACAACCCCATGGAACGAGGAGACAGCGAGAACCTTGCCATCATCCTTCAGGATATGGTTAGGAAGTTTGAGTCTCAAACCACAGAACTGCAGGCACTGAAGGCACAGCTCCAGGAGCAGGAACGCCGGCAGGCTAATCAAGAACCGCCGCGGGACATCCGAGAGGACAGCCCGTCGCCAGGGCACGCTCGCCAACGCCGCAGGGTTCGGAGGAAATCCTCTATTCCATCCACTTGCAGG GATGCCGTGCGCAAGGTGTACCGGGCGATGGAAGAAGGCGAAGGAGACTTTCAGGGCTTTCGGCTTACTGAACG TATGGACTCAGCAGCCAACCAGCACATTGTGAAGATCTTGAGAGACGAGGTGATGAAAGAGCATGGAGGGCCTGAGAAGTGTCCTTTTTCATCAGCCGAACTGAAGG ATGCTGCCAAGAGGTACTATAGATCCAAGAGGGATGACCAGGTGCGGGCCCAGAAGGGGACGTATGCGGAGCACCGACACTCGGTCAAAAGAAACGGGAGGCAGCAACAG AAACTGGCGAGACGACGAAAGGCGTACAACCTGGCACGGGACAGCTGGTCAGAGAAGTCTAGGAGACGGGCGGAGGAGACTCTCCACAAAGACTTCATGTCGTCGGAGTCTTCCGACAGTGAAGTGGAGGGGCCGAAAACCTTCAAGGTCAGAAAGCTGGCCTGGGAGTCAGGAAAGATGACCAAAATCAAGGAGTCGCTGGACGCTGTCGTGCCACTTCGGGGCTCTCCTCGAATCCCTTCTCGTGAGCTTTCGGACAGAAAAGTACCAGAGGGGACCCCGGAGTGGGCGATCAGCAAAAGGTATCAGAACGGCAGAGCACCAGCAACTGACGTTAGCGAGCTGAGACTGGAGTTGGATAGCGAGTAG